The genomic interval TTTACTTTAGAGTTTCCAGCAACACCTGAAATACCAATTCCATTGTTCGTATTTGCTGCAATAATCCCACTTACTGCGGTTCCATGCCCATTCAAATCATAAACTTGAGAGCTGTTGTCTATAAAGTTATAACTGCCAGGGGCAATTACACCTTGTAAATCCTCATGTTTTATATCTAAACCAGTATCAAGAACAGCTACTACTACTTCATGAGTTGCTTTAGCTTTCATTAAATCCCATGTGTAAGGTAATTCAAGCTTTTCGATATATCCTTGCTGCTTAGTATAAGGATCATTTGGTAAAGAAAAGAGCTGTCGCGTTGTGTTTTCTTCAATAGACTGAATAGCCTTATTTCGTTTTAGCTCTTTCATTACTTTCTCTTTATCCGCATGATTATCGAAAGTAATTACATCAATATTCAAGTTTTTAAAGGATTTTTTATCCTTCATAAAAGTTTTATTTATATGTTTATCTAAATTTGTTCCTTTTTTATATGACACTAGCAGTTTTGTTTCTTTTTCCTCTCTGCTGGCTTTTTCATTCTGCAGTAATTCATTTTTTGTTAAAATCGTCTCTGCACTAGCAGTTGAATCATATACATGATTGCAAATAATAAATACAATTAAAAACATCGCCCAAAAAGGTAACTTGCAAGCAAATCTCATCCTATTCCCTCACTTATATGCTAGTATACTTTTACTTTACTTATTCTTTGATATGGTAGATATGAAATTATTAAACAAGTTATATTCCATAAATTTCATATCAATTATACCAAACAATCTATGGTTTAGTATAATTGCTATAATGTATGAATAGTACATAAATAAAGGAAATACAAAAACCTTAGCCCAATAATTCGGACTAAGGTTGATTCATTTTCTTATCTATTGAGTAATTTTAAATTTCCCTTGTAAATAATCTGTTAATAGAGCCGAGTAATCTCCCATTTGATTCAAAATATGATCAATAATCTCCCTTACAGCTCCATTACCGCCAGTTTCTTGAGAAATATACTGAACATGCTGTTTAACAATAGGAACAGCATTGGAAGGCGCGGCTGAAAATCCAACAACTTGTAAAATTGGAAGATCGTTAATATCATCTCCAACATAACAAACTTCCTCTAAAGTGATATCCAAATCCTTCATGATTTGTTCCATAACTTCGAGCTTGTCATGAATACCTTGATGAACATAATTTATTTTTAATTCTTCTGATCGCTTTAATACTGACTCAGAAGTTCTCCCAGTAATGATTGCTGTTTTGATTCCAGCATAATGTGCCAGACTGATCCCCATGCCATCTTGAGTATGGAACGCTTTATATTCCTCTCGATCTGATCCAATATAAAGTTTTCCGTCTGTTAATACCCCATCAACATCAAACACGATTAATTTAATATTCATATATACACCCTATATTCCTAATTTCATTAAATCATGGATATGAATCATTCCAATTGGTCGATTATTAGAATCAGCGACAGGAAGGACATTAATTTTTCGTTCTTCCATTATTTTAAGTGCATCAACTGCAAGCATATCAGAAGTAATAACAATTGGATTTCGATTACAAAGATCATCAACATGTGACAATAAAACATTATCAGATAGGGCAAACGCTCTTCTTATATCTCCATCTGTCAAAATTCCCACTAGAAGATCATGCTCATCGACAACACTTGTAGCACCCATTCCTTGAGCCGTCATTAAAAATAATGCCTCTTTAATCGATACATTCCCATGAACAACCGGGTTCTTATTTGTAGAAACAACAACATCCTGAACAGTTAATAACAATTTTCTGCCTAATGAGCCGCTTGGATGGTACACAGCAAAATCTTCCGGTTTAAAATCTCTCGCTTTTAATAAAGCAACAGCAAGGGCATCCCCAAGCGCCAACGTAACTGTTGTACTTGTTGTCGGTGCAAGACCAAGAGGACAAGCTTCAGTTACATCTCCAATACTAAGAACGAGATCAGACTTGACCGCTAAAGTAGATTTCGTATTTTGGACAATCGCAATCATTTTAGCACCAATCTTGTTTATAGATGGAATAAGTCTAAGAACCTCATCAGATTCACCACTATTAGAAATTGCGATAACAATATCTTCTTTTGTTACCATTCCTAAATCACCATGCAATCCTTCTGCAGGGTGGAGAAAAAGTGATGGCGTTCCAGTACTTGCTAAAGTTGCATTGATTTTCCGCCCGATAATACCAGATTTTCCCACTCCGGTAACGACGACTCTTCCATTACATGTAAGAATCATCTCGATCGCACGATTAATTGTTTCCTCATCAAGTACTTCTTTTAAGGATATGATTGCAGATGCTTCTTGCTCTAAAACTTCATGAAAACTTGAAAGATAACTTTTAGAAATTATTTCCATCTCCATCCCCCTATTTCCATTATCGCTTCATGATGTCGTCAATTTCTTTAATTTGCTTAAGAATGTTTTCTAATTCTTCTAATTTCACAGTGTTCGGTCCATCAGAAAGTGCTTCGTCCGGATTAGGGTGAACTTCCATAAATACAGAGTCAACGCCAACAGCAACAGCTGCGCGAGAAAGATAAGGAACATATTCACGTTTTCCTCCAGTCGTTGTTCCAAGACCTCCAGGAATTTGTACGCTATGTGTTGCATCAAAGACAACTGGAGCGCCAAGCTCACGCATTGTAATAAGTGAACGGTAATCAACCACTAAATTATTATATCCAAACGTAGAACCTCTTTCAGTTAAGAGGATGTTATCATTACCTGTTTCACGTAATTTCGTTACGACATTTTTCATGTCCCAAGGAGCTAGGAATTGGCCTTTTTTTACATTAACGATTTTCCCTGTTTTACCTGCAGCAACTAGTAAATCTGTTTGTCTGCATAAGAATGCCGGAATTTGAATGATATCTAGCACTTCAGCTGCTGCCGCTGCTTGATTTGGTTCATGGATATCAGAAGTAACTGGTAAATCAAACTGTTCCTTTACTTTAGCTAAAATCTCTAATCCTTTTTCAAGACCTGGCCCGCGATGTGAATGGATTGAAGATCGATTTGCTTTATCGTAAGATGCTTTAAACACGTATGGAATACCTAGTTTTGTTGTGAGCTCTTTTACCTTTTCTGCAGTAGATAAAACAAGTGATTCATCTTCTATCATGCAAGGGCCTGCAATTAAAACAAATGGATTATTTCCACCAAATTTAATATCATTTAAAATAACTTCTTTTGACATAGGAATTACCTCCAATTTTCTTATTCCAACAAATTTTGATCTTTCTTTAATTAAATATAGCAAATGAATGATTGCTTACAAAAATATGTATCGATTTTTGCTAATATTTATTATTACAGACACGCATCAATATCGTCTATTTCATTCATTTTTAAACAGTACATCAAGAAATTAATCGTCAATTAAAACTATCTACGAAAAATATCCAAACTTTATTTTACTTAATAATATACTACCTGTAAAGGGTATGTATTATTTATAGAATTACGCTATTCGAAAAGAAATTTTGATTTCACTAAAATTCTACTATCAAAAGAAATATAAAAAGTTGTGTTTATCATGGTTTGATAACACAACTTTTATTTCTCATTCATCTTTACTCATCGAGTATCCAATATTTCTTTCCTTGATATTCGATCTCTCCCCACTCATTCCACCTTCTAACTGCTTTCACTTCTGTTTCAGTTTCGACTGTTATTCTTTCAGCATCATAAAGTGGAGCTATATATATTTGTTTATTAGCAGTTAGTTTATACGTTTTTTCAAAAGGTATTGGATTAAAATCTTCTATTATATTGTCTCTATTTATCCAGAGCTGCTCTTGTCCATTATTAATAAGGTACCAGGTTTTCCATTGACGAGTTGCAAGAATAAAATGTTCATCTATTAATTTTCCAGTTCCATATAAAGTAGAAGGATATGTAAATAACTCATTGTCTGTCTTAAGTAAAAGTTCTTTGTTAATTAACTCTCCAGCAGATTGTGGATTCGCTGGTACCAAATTCGTTTCATAACTAGGGGATTTTAGATAATAGTTTTTCCCATTATAATCAACAGAAATCCAATCATTCCATCTTTCTATGATTGTAACTTCACTTTCTTTTGGGATAACTGCATTTGTTGATAATAAAGCAGGGGTAAAGTAACCTAGTCTCGGTTTAGTCAAAAACAATCTATTATTTTCCTCTGTCTTATCCGGCGCATATTCCTGAACAGACGAATCTGTTACCCACCTTTCCCTATTCTCAGTATCAATGGCATACCAGTTATTAAATTGCTTTTTAGCAGTCATCATTTGAATATCGACTTGTTGTTTTGTATTAGCATGCTGAGACGGTAAAGAAAAAAGGACTTTCTTTGTATTAAAGACTAGTTTCTTATTAATAGGCTGAACCGATTGTTCAAATGGTTTTAAAGTACGATCATTTTTTATCCAGTAGCTATTATTATGATAAGTAACTTGAATAAACCCATTCCCTTCATACATTGCTTTTACAACTGTACCTTTTGGAATTGAGATTCGATCATTTATGAAAAATGGAATGGGAACGGCAATCTTATTCGTTCCTAAAAGGTAAGTTTTATTTACTTTGGTTTGCTTAAAGTTCGTTATTACACTTGCATTAGTTATCCATTTCTCCCCATTTTTTGTTTCAATGGCATACCAATCGTTTTGTTTTTTAATAGTTTTAATAATTTGAGGATCTATTAATTGCTTAGTATTCGTATTTTTATCAGGACTATCAAATAGAGACTTTTTTGTTTTTAAAACGAGGAGCTGATCAACCTTTTGAAAAGCATGTACTTCAGCAAATGTAAAATTCATGAAAACTAGTAATAACAGTAAGGAAAATAAGTGAAGATTTATCTTAATCATAATCCTCTCCTTTCATGCACAAATTCTACAAGATTTTGGTCATTTCTTTTTAAAAAATATACGAAATACTCGCTTAAGCCATGAAATGAAGTACATGCCCTACAAAACATGTGTAATATTACATATTAGTTAGATGCAGAAATATGCCCATTTTTTGGATTTGTTCTTTTCTAGTCATTTATTAAGACTTATAATTTTATTAAACACCACATGAGGAGAGAGATTATATTTTATGAAAAAATCAGTTTTTATTTACATTCTAACTTTGATTATTGCAATATTCCCGTTCTTTTCAACCATCACAAACGCAGCAACTCCATCAGTTGAAAGTCAATTAAGTCAACTCAAAGGTGGTATTAATCAGGTCATTTTAGCGACCACTGATAAAACAAATTCAAGGAACGCAGAAATTTCGTTTTATCAAAAGAAAAATGGCAAATGGGTAAAAGTGTATTCTAGAATGAGTGGTGTTGTGGGAAAAAATGGATTAACTTCAAATAAGATTGAAGGAGACGGAAAAACGCCAAAAGGTGTGTATAGTCTGACTTCTGCCTTTGGAACTGCAACAAAACCTACAGGAGAAAAACTACCTTATACAAATACAAATAAGTATTATTATTGGATCGATGACGTCCATTCTAATGACTATAATAAGATGGTATATTACCAAGGTAATCCGGATAACAGGTGGAAATCCTATGAAAAATTAACTCATCCGTTATACTCTTATGTCGTTGCAATTGATTACAATACGAATCCGATTATTAAAGGTAAAGGAAGTGCAATATTCCTTCATACAAGAACTACTTCTACACAATATACATTAGGGTGTGTGGCAATTTATAAAGACAGCTTAGTGAAAATTATGAAACAGCTAGATCCTAAATTAAATCCACATATCATTATTAGTGAGAAAAGCAACTTGAATGCAACAATACTAAACTATAATAAAGAAATGGCTACGGATTCTGAGAAACAATATGATTTCTTTTCTCCAACTACTAATATTCCAGTATATAAGCAGATGACAGGTGATGCTACAATTGGAACAATAAACAAGGGAGAAGCTTTCCCAATTATCGAATCTAACTTTATTAATTGGTATAAAGTGAAGTTTGGTCATACTTACGGCTACATCAAAAAAGCAAATACAAAAGGGATTTCTACGATTGATCAGTCAAAGCTAAACAAAAGCAGAGTCCTTTCGAAATCATTTACAGCAAAAAATGAATTATATGTTAAGGGAAATATAACTGGGACCCAAATGACGATTGGAAAAATTAATAAAGGAATTTCTTACCCAATTGTTAATGAATCTGATTATTGGTATCAAATAGACTTTTTAGGAAGAGTAGGATATGTTTGGAAGGCCAATACATCATTGGATAAAAGTTATTTTTCTCCAAAGAAAAACATGAATATTTATAAACAGATGACAGGTGATTCAATTATTGGAACACTCTATAATGATCAAGTATTTCCAATTATTGATGATCAATTTGTAAACTGGTATAAAGTGAAAATCGGAAATACATTTGGGTATATAAAGAAGGGAGAAACAGAGTATCTAGCAAATGTTTCTGTTCCTTCATTAAATAACGGACTACCGAATAGTCCAAAAAAAGTAAAAGCCATATCAGATATATACGTTAAACAAAATATTACAGGAAACCAAATTACGTTTGGAAAGATAATGAAAGGAGTAGAATATCCAATTATTGAGGAAACAGGTAACTGGTATAAAATTGACTTCGTAGGGAGAATCGGTTACATTTGGAAATCTAATACAATTCTATTAAATTAAATTTTCACATGTAATCATTCATGCATAAACAATTTTTAAGGTTTGGGCACTTTCCTTTCTTGCTATTAATTTACATGTATATAAAAGAAGAGGCTCTGATAAAACTTCAGATCCTCTTCTTTTTATTATTACTTCAAATTTAGATAGAAAAATAGATAAAAGAGTATTTCCTTTGTCTATTTAGCAATAAAATAATTAATTAAGAAATCTGCCCATACCTTATTCCCTTTTTCATTCGGCTGGCTGTTATCTATTAAGTATTCTTTCATTGTTTCATCGGCTAATTCCGGCCATTTTTCCCAATGATTTAAATAGATGATTTTATTCGTTTCTGCAAAAACCTTTAATTCGTCAACCTGCTTTGGATAAAAGGTAGCACCATGTATTGGATTAGTCGGTTGCATAAGAATGGTTACATCCTTATTAGATTCTTCCCAAGATTTTATCATCGTTTCAATATTATTAATCGTATTTGGCACACCAATTACGCCACTATTATCATTTAACATAAACGGTTCAAATAAGATAACATCTGGTTTTAACTTATTCACTTCTTCGTATGATTTTTGTTCAACAACATCAAGAGTTGTTTTGTTACCTTCAGAAAGTACAGTAACGTTGAATAATTCTTCACCATATATACCCTTTAACTGTTTTGTAAGTAGGTATGGCCATGCTCCTTCTTCATCAGAAGTTGCATCAGATCCATAAATAACTAATTGCAATGGCTTTCCAGAGCTAATCGCATTGTTCATTTTTTGCTGTAGCCCTTTAGGTAGATTACTAGAATATGTTGAGATGTCTAGCTTAATATCTTCCTCTACATTTTCATCGGAAGCTTCTCTATTTGTATTTTTCATCTCTTCACCATGTGCGGAAATTTTATTATTCCAATGGATATTTCCAAAAATAATAGCTGCTCCGCACACAATTAGTGTAATTAAAACTATAAGCTTTTTCACAAGTATTTCCCCCATTAATCGACATTTTCCTATATAAAATTATACACAAAAACTCGCAATCTACAAAGATTTCCCATAAACAGAAATAAACTTCCTTTTTATTAATGAAAGGAAATCATTTGTAAGTTTTGAATAAGTTTAAGCTCTTCTTTATGCTTTTCTTGCTGTAGATTAATTTGAGCTAAACATTCATCAATTGTTAAACACTTGCCACTGTTAACAAGCTGCAGCATTTTTTTTATTGCAGTTGGAGTAATATATGATTGTGGGATGGGTGATCTTGCAAGCTCTTGTAAAATGGCAAATCTTTGTTGATCTAATTCAAAAACGGACTTATTTGAAGTTGTTTTGGGCTGTGGTTTTTTTGGGACATTTATCAATTTTTTCGCAAAATAAATATATACCCCTATTGAAAGGAGAGCTTGTACGACTGCTATGGATAGCATATAATCCTT from Metabacillus sediminilitoris carries:
- a CDS encoding KdsC family phosphatase, encoding MNIKLIVFDVDGVLTDGKLYIGSDREEYKAFHTQDGMGISLAHYAGIKTAIITGRTSESVLKRSEELKINYVHQGIHDKLEVMEQIMKDLDITLEEVCYVGDDINDLPILQVVGFSAAPSNAVPIVKQHVQYISQETGGNGAVREIIDHILNQMGDYSALLTDYLQGKFKITQ
- a CDS encoding KpsF/GutQ family sugar-phosphate isomerase; translated protein: MEIISKSYLSSFHEVLEQEASAIISLKEVLDEETINRAIEMILTCNGRVVVTGVGKSGIIGRKINATLASTGTPSLFLHPAEGLHGDLGMVTKEDIVIAISNSGESDEVLRLIPSINKIGAKMIAIVQNTKSTLAVKSDLVLSIGDVTEACPLGLAPTTSTTVTLALGDALAVALLKARDFKPEDFAVYHPSGSLGRKLLLTVQDVVVSTNKNPVVHGNVSIKEALFLMTAQGMGATSVVDEHDLLVGILTDGDIRRAFALSDNVLLSHVDDLCNRNPIVITSDMLAVDALKIMEERKINVLPVADSNNRPIGMIHIHDLMKLGI
- the kdsA gene encoding 3-deoxy-8-phosphooctulonate synthase yields the protein MSKEVILNDIKFGGNNPFVLIAGPCMIEDESLVLSTAEKVKELTTKLGIPYVFKASYDKANRSSIHSHRGPGLEKGLEILAKVKEQFDLPVTSDIHEPNQAAAAAEVLDIIQIPAFLCRQTDLLVAAGKTGKIVNVKKGQFLAPWDMKNVVTKLRETGNDNILLTERGSTFGYNNLVVDYRSLITMRELGAPVVFDATHSVQIPGGLGTTTGGKREYVPYLSRAAVAVGVDSVFMEVHPNPDEALSDGPNTVKLEELENILKQIKEIDDIMKR
- a CDS encoding L,D-transpeptidase family protein, giving the protein MKKSVFIYILTLIIAIFPFFSTITNAATPSVESQLSQLKGGINQVILATTDKTNSRNAEISFYQKKNGKWVKVYSRMSGVVGKNGLTSNKIEGDGKTPKGVYSLTSAFGTATKPTGEKLPYTNTNKYYYWIDDVHSNDYNKMVYYQGNPDNRWKSYEKLTHPLYSYVVAIDYNTNPIIKGKGSAIFLHTRTTSTQYTLGCVAIYKDSLVKIMKQLDPKLNPHIIISEKSNLNATILNYNKEMATDSEKQYDFFSPTTNIPVYKQMTGDATIGTINKGEAFPIIESNFINWYKVKFGHTYGYIKKANTKGISTIDQSKLNKSRVLSKSFTAKNELYVKGNITGTQMTIGKINKGISYPIVNESDYWYQIDFLGRVGYVWKANTSLDKSYFSPKKNMNIYKQMTGDSIIGTLYNDQVFPIIDDQFVNWYKVKIGNTFGYIKKGETEYLANVSVPSLNNGLPNSPKKVKAISDIYVKQNITGNQITFGKIMKGVEYPIIEETGNWYKIDFVGRIGYIWKSNTILLN
- a CDS encoding SGNH/GDSL hydrolase family protein, yielding MKKLIVLITLIVCGAAIIFGNIHWNNKISAHGEEMKNTNREASDENVEEDIKLDISTYSSNLPKGLQQKMNNAISSGKPLQLVIYGSDATSDEEGAWPYLLTKQLKGIYGEELFNVTVLSEGNKTTLDVVEQKSYEEVNKLKPDVILFEPFMLNDNSGVIGVPNTINNIETMIKSWEESNKDVTILMQPTNPIHGATFYPKQVDELKVFAETNKIIYLNHWEKWPELADETMKEYLIDNSQPNEKGNKVWADFLINYFIAK